A stretch of the Tardiphaga sp. 709 genome encodes the following:
- a CDS encoding organic hydroperoxide resistance protein, with protein MSVNVLYKTSAKATGGRDGHAATLDGALDVKLTTPKELGGAGGAGNNPEQLFAAGYAACFIGAMKFVGSQGGPKVPADVSVTSTVGIGPRSAGGFGLDVELAVSLPGLARAEAEALVEKAHQVCPYSNATRGNIDVRTVIV; from the coding sequence ATGTCTGTGAACGTACTTTACAAGACCAGCGCCAAGGCAACCGGTGGCCGCGATGGCCATGCCGCAACCCTCGATGGCGCGCTCGACGTCAAGCTCACCACGCCGAAGGAACTCGGCGGCGCAGGCGGCGCCGGCAACAATCCCGAGCAGCTGTTCGCGGCCGGCTATGCTGCCTGTTTCATCGGCGCGATGAAATTCGTGGGCTCGCAGGGCGGCCCCAAGGTGCCCGCGGATGTGTCGGTCACCTCCACCGTAGGCATCGGCCCGCGTTCGGCCGGCGGTTTCGGCCTCGATGTCGAACTCGCGGTCTCCCTGCCGGGTCTGGCGCGCGCAGAAGCTGAAGCGCTGGTCGAGAAGGCGCATCAGGTCTGCCCGTATTCCAACGCCACCCGCGGCAATATCGACGTCCGCACCGTGATCGTCTGA
- a CDS encoding MarR family winged helix-turn-helix transcriptional regulator, producing MAKKPAPVPLLQLDNQLCFAVYSTGHAFNRVYKPLLDRLKLTYPQYLAMLVLWEHDNVPVKDIGERLFLDSGTLTPLLKRLEAAGLIKRTRSAEDERQMLIALTAQGQALREKAKAVPQGILAASACTVGEMAAMKNELVALRDRLNAALGD from the coding sequence ATGGCCAAGAAACCCGCACCTGTTCCGCTGCTGCAACTCGATAACCAGCTCTGCTTTGCCGTCTATTCGACCGGCCATGCGTTCAATCGCGTCTACAAACCGTTGCTGGACCGATTGAAGCTGACCTATCCGCAATATCTGGCGATGCTGGTGCTGTGGGAGCACGATAATGTCCCGGTCAAGGATATAGGCGAGCGGCTGTTTCTCGATTCCGGCACGCTGACGCCGCTGTTGAAGCGCCTGGAAGCCGCTGGCCTGATCAAGCGCACCCGCAGCGCAGAGGATGAGCGGCAGATGCTGATCGCATTGACGGCGCAAGGTCAGGCGCTGCGTGAAAAAGCCAAGGCCGTGCCGCAGGGAATCCTCGCGGCATCAGCCTGCACGGTCGGCGAAATGGCCGCGATGAAAAATGAACTCGTGGCGCTGCGCGACAGGCTCAACGCGGCGCTGGGGGATTAG
- a CDS encoding class I SAM-dependent methyltransferase has translation MTSAFKAFEHDAWQNAVDEYDAAFARLTEQAIPSILIVLGVKSGTALLDIACGPGYLAAAAQQSGARAVGTDFSARMVARARKLYPSIQFDEGDAETLENYSDNSFDVAAMNFGMLHFDQPEKALRAAHRVLKPGGRMAFTVWSTPARVAGFSIALKAIEAFGDPSARVPAGPSFFHFSEPDNCIDAFQRCGFTDVATKTVDQTWELNSPEDYFEALLKGTARTGGTLKRQPPANLAAIRDNIVRAANNYLDAGKIRLPMPAHLAWATKP, from the coding sequence ATGACGTCAGCTTTCAAGGCCTTCGAACACGATGCCTGGCAGAACGCCGTTGACGAATATGACGCTGCATTCGCCCGTCTCACTGAACAGGCCATCCCTTCGATCCTGATCGTTCTGGGGGTCAAGTCCGGAACCGCCTTGCTCGATATCGCATGCGGGCCGGGTTATCTCGCCGCCGCCGCGCAGCAATCTGGCGCCAGAGCCGTGGGAACCGACTTTTCCGCACGCATGGTCGCACGAGCACGAAAGCTCTATCCCTCCATTCAGTTCGATGAGGGCGATGCAGAAACGCTCGAAAACTATTCCGACAACAGCTTCGATGTCGCGGCCATGAATTTCGGCATGCTTCATTTCGATCAGCCTGAAAAGGCACTGCGGGCCGCTCATCGAGTCCTGAAACCGGGCGGCCGGATGGCGTTCACAGTCTGGAGCACGCCCGCCAGGGTGGCCGGATTTTCGATTGCTCTCAAAGCCATCGAGGCTTTCGGAGATCCTTCCGCGCGGGTGCCTGCCGGGCCATCGTTCTTTCATTTTAGCGAACCGGACAATTGCATCGACGCTTTCCAACGATGTGGCTTTACCGATGTCGCGACCAAGACGGTCGACCAGACATGGGAGCTCAACTCACCGGAGGACTATTTCGAGGCGCTCTTGAAAGGAACGGCGCGGACCGGTGGAACGCTGAAAAGACAACCGCCCGCAAATCTGGCAGCTATTCGTGACAATATCGTCCGGGCCGCGAACAACTATCTCGATGCGGGAAAAATCAGGCTGCCGATGCCTGCTCATCTGGCCTGGGCCACCAAGCCATGA
- a CDS encoding TIGR02300 family protein, with the protein MAKSDLGTKRICPTTGKKFYDLNKSPVISPYTGEVVPIAPIAPPRTRADAAARAAAASAAAEAPEAAENEELVSLEEADAEENTGKKAAVLESEDDIEVDDTIDDDEDDDSTFIADEEEGDEDVTDIIGDVSGDEES; encoded by the coding sequence GTGGCCAAATCCGATCTCGGAACCAAACGCATTTGCCCCACGACGGGCAAGAAGTTCTACGACCTCAACAAGAGCCCGGTGATTTCGCCGTATACGGGCGAGGTCGTGCCGATTGCGCCGATTGCGCCGCCGCGAACCCGCGCGGATGCAGCCGCTCGCGCAGCTGCAGCGTCTGCTGCGGCGGAGGCTCCGGAAGCCGCCGAGAACGAAGAATTGGTCTCGCTGGAGGAAGCCGACGCCGAGGAAAATACCGGCAAGAAGGCTGCCGTGCTGGAATCCGAGGACGATATCGAAGTCGATGACACCATCGATGACGATGAAGACGATGATTCGACCTTCATTGCCGACGAAGAAGAAGGCGATGAGGACGTCACCGACATCATCGGCGACGTCTCGGGCGACGAAGAAAGTTAA